From a single Micromonospora carbonacea genomic region:
- a CDS encoding beta-galactosidase codes for MSWSHVDDAWPTRGLSYGADYNPEQWDRATWAEDVRLMTRAGVNLVSLGIFSWGLVEVADGEFDWGWLDEVVDLLAEGGIAIDLATPTAAPPGWLLAAHPEIRPVDHDMRPHWPGARLGWCPSSPVFREYALRVVRALADRYGHRDHVVMWHVSNELGGGNGRCYCDVSAEAFRGWLRRRYGTLDALNDAWGAAFWGHTYRDFAHVVPPRGNNAKNPSLVLDFDRFSSDELLAHYLAERAVLKAVTPQLPVTTNFMVGAEPDVVDYPRWAAHMDIVANDHYTRSADPVPEQDVAFSGDRMRAMTTQRRPWLLMEHSTSAVSWQPRNRAKARGELIRNSLSHVGHGADGVMFFQWRASRAGAEQFHSAMVPHAGEDTELYRDVCRLGAYLRSLAPVLGSRAPRARVGILFDDEAGWAMAKGVKPNNHLDYGRLVRDWHHAFWRLNASIEVLPPWADLAGHEVLVVPALFLTGDDTAARVAAFAGAGGTVVVSFLSGIVDENDQVRLGGYPGAFRDLLGVRCEEFRPLQEGETFTLDNGWRGTEWTELLRVGEAEVLAGYSGGQLDGRPAVTSRPLPGGGRAVYVSAGLDGDSLLALARSLVAAPTGVPAGVEVLVRRNDDEVFTFFVNHADTDAVVAVTGREMLTDRPVGGELHLPAGEVRVVRSARLG; via the coding sequence ATGAGCTGGTCGCACGTCGACGACGCCTGGCCCACGAGGGGCCTGAGCTACGGGGCCGACTACAACCCCGAGCAGTGGGACAGGGCGACCTGGGCCGAGGACGTGCGGCTGATGACGCGGGCCGGCGTCAACCTCGTCTCGCTCGGCATCTTCTCGTGGGGGCTGGTCGAGGTCGCGGACGGGGAGTTCGACTGGGGCTGGCTGGACGAGGTCGTCGACCTCCTGGCCGAGGGCGGCATCGCCATCGACCTCGCCACGCCGACCGCCGCGCCCCCGGGCTGGTTGCTGGCGGCGCACCCCGAGATCCGCCCCGTCGACCACGACATGCGGCCGCACTGGCCCGGCGCCCGCCTCGGTTGGTGCCCGAGCAGCCCGGTGTTCCGGGAGTACGCGCTGCGCGTCGTCCGCGCCCTCGCCGACCGCTACGGGCACCGGGACCACGTCGTGATGTGGCACGTCAGCAACGAGCTGGGCGGCGGCAACGGCCGCTGCTACTGCGACGTGTCGGCGGAGGCGTTCCGCGGCTGGCTCCGGCGCAGGTACGGCACGCTCGACGCGCTGAACGACGCGTGGGGCGCCGCCTTCTGGGGCCACACGTACCGCGACTTCGCCCATGTCGTGCCGCCGCGCGGCAACAACGCGAAGAACCCCTCGCTCGTGCTCGACTTCGACCGCTTCTCCTCCGACGAGTTGCTCGCGCACTATCTCGCCGAGCGCGCGGTGCTCAAGGCCGTCACCCCGCAGCTTCCCGTCACCACGAACTTCATGGTGGGCGCCGAGCCCGACGTCGTGGACTACCCGCGCTGGGCGGCGCACATGGACATCGTCGCCAACGACCACTACACCCGCTCCGCCGACCCGGTCCCCGAGCAGGACGTCGCCTTCTCCGGCGACCGGATGCGGGCGATGACGACGCAGCGCCGGCCGTGGCTGCTCATGGAGCACTCGACCAGCGCGGTGAGCTGGCAGCCGCGCAACCGGGCCAAGGCGCGGGGGGAGCTGATCCGCAACAGCCTGAGCCACGTGGGCCACGGCGCCGACGGGGTGATGTTCTTCCAGTGGCGCGCCTCGCGGGCCGGCGCGGAGCAGTTCCACTCGGCGATGGTCCCGCATGCCGGCGAGGACACCGAACTCTACCGCGACGTGTGCCGGCTGGGCGCGTACCTGCGCAGTCTCGCCCCGGTCCTGGGCTCGCGCGCTCCCCGGGCCCGGGTCGGCATCCTCTTCGACGACGAGGCGGGCTGGGCGATGGCGAAGGGGGTCAAGCCGAACAACCACCTCGACTACGGCCGCCTCGTCCGCGACTGGCACCACGCGTTCTGGCGGCTGAACGCGAGCATCGAGGTGCTCCCGCCGTGGGCCGACCTCGCCGGGCACGAGGTGCTGGTGGTGCCGGCGCTGTTCCTGACCGGCGACGACACGGCGGCGCGGGTGGCCGCCTTCGCCGGGGCGGGCGGCACGGTCGTGGTGAGCTTCCTGTCGGGGATCGTGGACGAGAACGACCAGGTGCGGCTGGGCGGCTACCCGGGCGCGTTCCGTGACCTCCTCGGTGTCCGGTGTGAGGAGTTCCGTCCGTTGCAGGAGGGCGAGACGTTCACCCTCGACAACGGCTGGCGCGGCACGGAGTGGACGGAGCTCCTCCGGGTCGGCGAGGCGGAGGTGCTGGCCGGATACTCCGGGGGGCAGCTCGACGGCCGTCCCGCGGTCACGTCGCGTCCGCTGCCGGGCGGGGGCCGCGCGGTGTACGTCTCCGCCGGCCTCGACGGCGACTCGCTGCTCGCCCTCGCGCGTTCGTTGGTGGCCGCCCCCACCGGCGTGCCGGCCGGGGTGGAGGTGCTGGTGCGGCGCAACGACGACGAGGTCTTCACCTTCTTCGTCAACCACGCCGACACGGATGCCGTCGTCGCGGTCACGGGCCGGGAGATGCTCACCGACCGACCCGTCGGCGGAGAGTTGCACCTGCCGGCCGGCGAGGTGCGGGTGGTCAGATCGGCCCGCCTGGGCTGA
- a CDS encoding glycoside hydrolase family 27 protein, translating into MRARTRWFAALGVALLGAVGLTVVDTVAAPQPAQALENGVGRTPPMGWNSWNTFYCNINEALIRQMADAIVSTGMRDAGYQYVVVDDCWMNPNRDSAGNLQGDPTRFPSGMKALGDYIHSKGLKFGIYQAPLDKTCAQYFNSYPGATGAMGHEAQDARQFAAWGVDYLKYDWCSPTGTINEQVNRFAIMRDALAATGRPILYSINSNSIHEKTGPMRNWGDVANIWRTTEDITNAWDTGQTNGYPMGIQNIINVTVPLAGYARPGAFNDPDMMEVGRGGMTDTEMRSHFAMWAMMASPLIAGNDIRNMNSATQTILKNANLIAINQDTLGLQATQVSNDGTRRVLAKRLANGDVAVALFNQGGSTTTISTTAAAIGKSGSSFTLRDAWTNGTSTTTGAISASVPAHGTVVYRVSGGGTTTPPPTTTFRLRSESSGRCLDVDNGNTANGTGTLIWDCHSNANQQFTQSGQALQVLGKCLELPTNAVAGTRAQIWDCTGGTNQQWTFNGNGTISNVRFPSLCLDVNNSGTANGTTVLAWTCHTAANQRWSRA; encoded by the coding sequence ATGCGCGCACGTACGAGATGGTTCGCCGCCCTTGGCGTCGCACTCCTGGGAGCAGTCGGATTGACCGTGGTCGACACGGTTGCCGCCCCGCAACCAGCTCAGGCATTGGAGAACGGGGTGGGCCGCACCCCGCCGATGGGCTGGAACAGCTGGAACACGTTCTACTGCAACATCAACGAGGCGCTGATCCGGCAGATGGCCGACGCCATCGTCAGCACCGGGATGCGGGACGCCGGCTACCAGTACGTCGTCGTGGACGACTGCTGGATGAACCCCAACCGCGACTCGGCCGGCAACCTCCAGGGCGACCCGACGCGGTTCCCCAGCGGCATGAAGGCCCTGGGTGACTACATCCACAGCAAGGGCCTCAAGTTCGGCATCTACCAGGCCCCGCTGGACAAGACCTGCGCCCAGTACTTCAACTCCTACCCCGGGGCCACCGGCGCGATGGGCCACGAAGCCCAGGACGCCCGCCAGTTCGCCGCCTGGGGCGTCGACTATCTCAAGTACGACTGGTGCTCCCCCACCGGCACCATCAACGAGCAGGTCAACCGGTTCGCCATCATGCGCGACGCGCTCGCCGCCACCGGTCGCCCGATCCTCTACAGCATCAACTCCAACAGCATCCACGAGAAGACCGGCCCCATGCGCAACTGGGGTGACGTCGCCAACATCTGGCGCACCACCGAGGACATCACCAACGCCTGGGACACCGGCCAGACCAACGGCTACCCGATGGGCATCCAGAACATCATCAACGTCACCGTGCCACTGGCCGGTTACGCGCGTCCGGGCGCGTTCAACGACCCCGACATGATGGAGGTCGGCCGGGGCGGCATGACCGACACCGAGATGCGCAGCCACTTCGCGATGTGGGCGATGATGGCCTCGCCGCTGATCGCCGGCAACGACATCCGCAACATGAACAGCGCCACGCAGACCATCCTCAAGAACGCCAACCTCATCGCGATCAACCAGGACACCCTCGGCCTCCAGGCCACCCAGGTCTCCAACGACGGCACCCGCCGGGTGCTCGCCAAGCGGCTCGCCAACGGCGACGTGGCCGTCGCCCTGTTCAACCAGGGCGGCTCCACCACCACCATCTCCACCACCGCCGCCGCGATCGGCAAGTCCGGCTCCTCGTTCACCCTGCGCGACGCCTGGACGAACGGCACCTCCACCACCACGGGCGCCATCTCCGCCAGCGTCCCGGCCCACGGCACGGTCGTCTATCGGGTCAGCGGCGGCGGCACCACCACCCCGCCGCCCACCACCACGTTCCGGCTGCGCAGCGAGTCCAGCGGCCGGTGCCTGGACGTCGACAACGGCAACACGGCCAACGGCACGGGCACGCTGATCTGGGACTGCCACAGCAACGCCAACCAGCAGTTCACCCAGTCCGGCCAGGCCCTTCAGGTCCTCGGCAAGTGCCTGGAGCTGCCCACGAACGCCGTCGCCGGCACCCGCGCCCAGATCTGGGACTGCACCGGCGGCACCAACCAGCAGTGGACCTTCAACGGCAACGGCACCATCAGCAACGTGCGGTTCCCGTCGCTCTGCCTGGACGTCAACAACTCCGGCACGGCCAACGGCACCACCGTGCTCGCCTGGACCTGCCACACCGCCGCCAACCAGCGGTGGAGCCGGGCCTGA
- a CDS encoding phosphotransferase — protein MTGSQAPVVEMLWEARDPHRVLDGRFGFGDAQSAGRWVADVLDEHWGVHVDSCERIVLSDGNALAWVDTPSGRRLAKWSVLPGRFPRLAEVARLTSWLDGRGLPVSAPVPTRDGRLQVEADGVSLGLQRVIEGDLLDTTDPGQVRAAGAVLARLQDALAAYPHAERFTTPAVASPPLTQQITAWLDTRAAPLPAAARDALHGLVAGVPPDRLPRQLVHLDFRSANVLCADGKVAAVLDFEEARHDHRLVDLARATVLLGTRYHDWGPVPPEVQARFLAGYQSVRPLTPAESGWWDVLLLWQALAMVPPGEDPTGWGPSALSLLPHP, from the coding sequence ATGACCGGATCGCAGGCGCCGGTGGTGGAGATGCTGTGGGAGGCGCGCGATCCGCACCGCGTGCTCGACGGAAGGTTCGGCTTCGGCGACGCGCAGTCGGCGGGCCGCTGGGTCGCCGACGTCCTGGACGAGCACTGGGGCGTACACGTCGACTCGTGCGAGCGGATCGTGCTGAGCGACGGCAACGCGCTGGCGTGGGTCGACACGCCGTCCGGTCGGCGGCTCGCGAAGTGGTCGGTGCTGCCCGGCCGTTTCCCGCGCCTGGCCGAGGTGGCCCGACTCACGAGTTGGCTCGACGGCCGGGGCCTGCCGGTCTCGGCGCCGGTTCCCACCCGGGACGGCCGGCTCCAGGTCGAGGCCGACGGTGTCTCGCTGGGCCTGCAACGGGTGATCGAGGGCGATCTTCTCGACACCACCGACCCCGGTCAGGTGCGGGCGGCCGGAGCCGTCCTGGCCCGGCTCCAGGACGCGCTCGCCGCATACCCGCACGCCGAGCGGTTCACCACGCCCGCCGTGGCATCCCCACCGTTGACACAGCAGATCACCGCATGGCTCGACACCCGCGCCGCGCCGCTGCCCGCGGCGGCCCGCGACGCGCTGCACGGACTGGTCGCCGGCGTGCCACCCGACCGGCTGCCGCGGCAACTCGTCCACTTAGACTTCCGCTCCGCCAACGTCCTGTGCGCCGACGGCAAGGTCGCGGCGGTCCTCGACTTCGAGGAAGCCCGGCACGACCACCGGCTCGTCGACCTGGCCCGCGCGACGGTCCTGCTCGGCACCCGCTACCACGACTGGGGGCCGGTGCCGCCTGAGGTCCAGGCCCGGTTCCTCGCCGGCTACCAGTCCGTGCGCCCGCTGACCCCGGCGGAGTCGGGCTGGTGGGACGTCCTGCTGCTCTGGCAGGCCCTCGCGATGGTGCCGCCCGGCGAGGACCCGACCGGGTGGGGACCGTCCGCGCTGAGCCTGCTGCCGCACCCCTGA
- a CDS encoding sporulation protein, with protein MLGAFGVGGPSVDTVLSNPNTRPGLLLGGQVNLTGGSHDVEIDHITVGLVTRVEVDGAEEEYDALVEFHRVQVAGGLHLREGQHLSLPFQVAMPWETPVTDLYGQHLHGMTMGLRTEVAVRGAVDKGDLDPVYVHPLPAQERILEAFGRLGFQFKAADLERGHISGLHQTLPFYQEIEYFAAPQYAHAVNEVELTFVANEHGVDVVLEFDKRGGLFGGGHDSYGRHHVAHGGAEHGDWAAQVDAWVRQVLDGHQSLHAGHGYAPPVQGYGAPGYPPPPPPPGYGQPAYGAPGYGQPAYGAPGYGHPGGHHKDEHHERHDGPGMGGVVAGVVGGAALGFAGGMIADEVFGDDEDEGGDEAE; from the coding sequence ATGCTAGGCGCGTTCGGGGTGGGTGGCCCCAGCGTCGACACCGTCCTGTCCAACCCGAACACCCGCCCGGGTTTGTTGCTCGGCGGCCAGGTGAACCTGACCGGCGGCAGTCACGACGTGGAGATCGACCACATCACCGTCGGCCTGGTCACCCGGGTGGAGGTCGACGGCGCGGAGGAGGAGTACGACGCGCTCGTCGAGTTCCATCGCGTCCAGGTCGCCGGGGGCCTGCACCTGCGGGAGGGGCAGCACCTCTCCCTGCCGTTCCAGGTGGCGATGCCGTGGGAGACCCCGGTGACCGACCTGTACGGGCAGCACCTGCACGGCATGACGATGGGCCTGCGCACCGAGGTGGCCGTCCGCGGCGCGGTCGACAAGGGCGACCTCGACCCGGTGTACGTGCACCCGCTGCCGGCGCAGGAGCGCATCCTGGAGGCGTTCGGCCGGCTCGGCTTCCAGTTCAAGGCCGCCGACCTCGAACGCGGGCACATCTCCGGGCTGCACCAGACGCTGCCCTTCTACCAGGAGATCGAGTACTTCGCGGCCCCGCAGTACGCCCACGCCGTCAACGAGGTCGAGCTGACCTTCGTCGCCAACGAGCACGGCGTCGACGTCGTGCTGGAGTTCGACAAGCGCGGCGGCCTGTTCGGTGGCGGCCACGACTCGTACGGCCGCCATCACGTCGCCCACGGCGGCGCCGAGCACGGCGACTGGGCCGCGCAGGTCGACGCCTGGGTCCGCCAGGTCCTCGACGGCCACCAGAGCCTGCACGCCGGCCACGGCTACGCCCCGCCCGTCCAGGGCTACGGCGCTCCCGGCTACCCGCCGCCGCCCCCGCCGCCCGGCTACGGCCAGCCCGCCTACGGCGCACCGGGTTACGGCCAGCCCGCCTACGGCGCGCCGGGCTACGGGCACCCCGGGGGCCACCACAAGGACGAGCACCACGAGCGGCACGACGGGCCCGGCATGGGCGGCGTCGTCGCGGGGGTGGTCGGCGGCGCGGCGCTCGGCTTCGCCGGCGGGATGATCGCCGACGAGGTCTTCGGCGACGACGAGGACGAGGGCGGCGACGAGGCGGAGTGA
- a CDS encoding response regulator transcription factor, translating into MIRIVIADDEELIRGALVALLSLEPDIEVVADVADGEAAVAAAVAHRPDLTLLDLEMPGLDGVDAARRLLRLVATQVVIVTRHARPGTLKRALSAQVRGFVPKSTPAAELARIIRSVASGERYVDARLAASALTEQECPLTPREIDVLRLTRDGLPTKHIARQLGLAHGTVRNHVSSAMAKLHVGSKGAAAATAWEQGWI; encoded by the coding sequence GTGATCCGGATCGTGATCGCCGACGACGAGGAGCTCATCCGGGGCGCGCTCGTGGCGCTGCTCTCCCTCGAACCCGACATCGAGGTCGTCGCGGACGTCGCGGACGGCGAAGCCGCGGTCGCGGCCGCCGTCGCCCACCGACCCGACCTGACCCTGCTCGATCTCGAGATGCCCGGACTCGACGGGGTCGACGCCGCCCGACGACTGCTGCGGCTCGTCGCGACGCAGGTCGTGATCGTCACCCGGCACGCCCGGCCGGGAACGTTGAAGCGCGCGCTGAGCGCCCAGGTGCGCGGCTTCGTGCCGAAGTCCACCCCGGCCGCGGAGCTCGCCAGGATCATTCGGTCGGTCGCCTCGGGTGAACGCTACGTCGACGCGCGCCTCGCGGCGTCGGCGCTCACCGAGCAGGAGTGCCCCCTGACGCCCCGGGAGATCGACGTGCTGAGGCTGACCCGGGACGGCCTGCCCACCAAGCACATCGCGAGGCAGCTCGGCCTCGCCCACGGCACCGTCCGCAACCACGTCTCGTCCGCGATGGCGAAGCTGCACGTGGGTTCGAAGGGCGCAGCCGCCGCGACCGCGTGGGAGCAGGGCTGGATCTGA
- a CDS encoding sensor histidine kinase — translation MTADLRAVRLSTALSLGLGLLIGGVVQVLLGVGVATGPRAVALAVATAAAVLAGLATVPLLLRVHEDATPRHPLVLVLLALSGVVWALAVAPPFAGWGWAFTLAMAGGVLGCLVRGGRRAAVILGCWAVIGLGGLAGVQASSRAAAVPSRAGAGGDAVVIGTLALYTLLPLSAVWMLQVVLRLEHARRLAADLAVTRERLRFAADLHDIQGHHLQVIALKSELAERLLPGQPERAGRELAEIRRIAQVALDDTRAVVNDYRTVTVAAEARNAAAVLRSAGIRCAARVEAADLPVALGAIFAVAIREAVTNVLRHSRATEATMELVRVAAEYRLTVTNDGAGVARPEARDGTGLVGLAQRVAAQRGTVETTHEDDTFVLIVRVPTADAGGPGPGAVPDEPAPPAGRRGMRR, via the coding sequence GTGACCGCAGACCTCAGGGCGGTGCGCCTGTCGACCGCGCTCTCGCTGGGGCTGGGGCTGCTGATCGGTGGCGTGGTGCAGGTGCTGCTCGGGGTGGGTGTGGCCACCGGCCCGCGGGCGGTCGCCCTCGCGGTGGCGACGGCCGCCGCCGTCCTGGCCGGGCTGGCCACCGTCCCCCTGCTGCTCCGGGTCCACGAGGACGCGACGCCACGCCATCCACTCGTCCTCGTGCTCCTGGCGCTGTCCGGCGTGGTGTGGGCCCTGGCCGTCGCGCCGCCGTTCGCGGGCTGGGGCTGGGCGTTCACGCTCGCGATGGCCGGCGGGGTGCTCGGTTGTCTCGTCCGCGGCGGGCGGCGGGCGGCGGTGATCCTCGGCTGCTGGGCGGTGATCGGACTCGGCGGCCTCGCCGGCGTGCAGGCATCGTCGCGCGCCGCCGCCGTGCCGTCGCGGGCCGGTGCGGGCGGGGACGCCGTCGTGATCGGCACCCTCGCGTTGTACACGCTGCTGCCGCTGAGCGCGGTCTGGATGCTTCAGGTGGTGCTGCGACTGGAGCACGCCCGCCGGCTCGCAGCCGACCTGGCGGTGACGCGGGAGCGGCTCCGGTTCGCGGCCGACCTGCACGACATCCAGGGCCACCACCTCCAGGTGATCGCGTTGAAGAGCGAGCTGGCGGAGCGCCTCCTGCCCGGTCAGCCCGAGCGGGCCGGGCGGGAGCTCGCCGAGATCCGCCGGATCGCGCAGGTGGCCCTCGACGACACCCGCGCCGTGGTGAACGACTACCGCACCGTCACCGTGGCGGCGGAGGCGCGCAACGCGGCGGCGGTGCTGCGCTCCGCCGGCATCCGGTGCGCGGCGCGCGTCGAGGCGGCGGACCTGCCCGTGGCGCTCGGCGCGATCTTCGCCGTCGCGATCAGGGAGGCGGTGACCAACGTGCTGCGGCACAGCAGGGCGACCGAGGCCACGATGGAGCTGGTCCGCGTCGCGGCGGAGTACCGGCTGACCGTCACCAACGACGGCGCGGGCGTGGCGCGTCCGGAGGCACGCGACGGCACGGGCCTCGTCGGCCTCGCCCAACGCGTCGCCGCCCAGCGTGGAACGGTCGAGACCACCCACGAGGACGACACCTTCGTGCTGATCGTCCGCGTGCCCACGGCGGACGCCGGCGGGCCGGGGCCCGGGGCCGTTCCGGACGAGCCGGCCCCGCCGGCAGGGCGAAGGGGGATGCGCCGGTGA
- a CDS encoding alpha/beta fold hydrolase, with protein sequence MRKPVRAVLTTLGVLAAIPVLLLATTSVVNVVATHREAAAITPYGQLVPVAGKRMNVVVSGAGAETIVLLPGLGTAAPALDFQPLIAQLRDSYRVVAVEPFGTGLSDPADTERTAANISREVHEALQHLGIDRYVLMGHSIAGIYALTYSATYADELVAFVGIDSSVPGQPGSDEPIPTGLIVALSRLGVTRVLGAIAADPYADLPYDERTREQLRLLGRRNAAAPTMVDEMEHVPSNFAAVSGATFPKGLPVLLFVRSNDADVPGWVALHERQAASVDTGRVVTLEGDHYLHHTRSAEIARETRTFLTASSLR encoded by the coding sequence ATGCGCAAGCCCGTGCGAGCCGTCCTCACCACCCTCGGTGTCCTGGCCGCGATCCCGGTGCTCCTGCTCGCGACGACCTCGGTGGTGAACGTGGTGGCGACGCACCGGGAGGCCGCCGCCATCACCCCTTACGGGCAGCTCGTGCCCGTGGCCGGCAAGCGGATGAACGTCGTGGTCAGCGGTGCCGGCGCCGAGACGATCGTGCTCCTGCCCGGCCTCGGCACCGCGGCCCCCGCGCTCGACTTCCAGCCGCTGATCGCGCAACTCCGGGACAGCTACCGCGTCGTCGCGGTCGAGCCCTTCGGCACCGGCCTGAGCGACCCCGCCGACACCGAACGCACCGCCGCGAACATCAGCCGGGAGGTGCACGAGGCGCTCCAGCACCTCGGCATCGACCGCTACGTGCTGATGGGCCACTCGATCGCCGGGATCTACGCGCTGACCTACAGCGCCACCTACGCCGACGAACTCGTCGCCTTCGTCGGAATCGACAGCAGCGTGCCCGGCCAGCCCGGCTCGGACGAGCCGATCCCGACCGGGCTGATCGTGGCCCTCAGCAGGCTCGGCGTCACCCGCGTGCTCGGCGCGATCGCCGCCGATCCCTACGCGGACCTGCCCTACGACGAGCGGACCAGGGAACAGCTCAGGCTGCTCGGCAGGAGGAACGCGGCGGCGCCGACGATGGTGGACGAGATGGAGCACGTCCCGTCGAACTTCGCCGCGGTCAGCGGGGCCACCTTCCCGAAGGGGCTGCCGGTGCTGTTGTTCGTGCGGTCGAACGACGCCGACGTGCCGGGCTGGGTCGCGCTCCACGAGCGGCAGGCGGCGAGCGTCGACACCGGCCGGGTCGTCACCCTGGAGGGCGACCACTACCTGCACCACACCCGGTCGGCGGAGATCGCGCGGGAGACCAGGACGTTCCTGACGGCGTCCTCGCTACGCTGA
- a CDS encoding ABC transporter permease has product MSAADNIATILSSGARLTVPLAFAACGEYVAQRAGTLNISVEAMMLGAAFGSIAVASATGSATIGLAAGALVGVAVAFVHGNLSHRVQINTFVVGLVLNALVLGLTSYLITVSTFTGHQVWQVSVPVLRDIPIVGPMLFVQRWPVYLLLAVIPLTWWLVQRSRWGLELRAVGENPQAADVSGIHVNLRRRQALLWCGLLAGLGGAYLAVGEVGSFNQNMTAGRGYLVIAAVIFGAWRLGRTLVGCAVFGLADAMRLALPALGVTMNSQLLIAAPYLLALLAMLVFATAHREPRALAQPFQRGTT; this is encoded by the coding sequence ATGAGCGCCGCCGACAACATCGCCACCATCCTCTCCAGCGGGGCCCGGCTCACCGTCCCCCTGGCCTTCGCCGCCTGCGGCGAGTACGTGGCCCAGCGCGCCGGCACCCTGAACATCTCCGTCGAGGCGATGATGCTCGGTGCCGCGTTCGGGTCGATCGCCGTGGCCAGCGCCACCGGTAGCGCCACCATCGGCCTGGCCGCCGGCGCGCTCGTCGGCGTGGCCGTGGCGTTCGTGCACGGCAACCTGTCGCACCGGGTGCAGATCAACACGTTCGTCGTCGGCCTGGTCCTCAACGCCCTCGTGCTGGGCCTGACCAGCTACCTGATCACGGTGAGCACCTTCACCGGGCACCAGGTGTGGCAGGTGAGCGTGCCGGTGCTGCGGGACATCCCGATCGTCGGCCCGATGCTGTTCGTCCAACGTTGGCCGGTGTACCTGCTGCTGGCGGTGATCCCGCTGACCTGGTGGCTGGTGCAGCGCAGCCGGTGGGGGCTGGAGCTGCGGGCCGTCGGGGAGAACCCGCAGGCCGCCGACGTGAGCGGGATCCACGTCAACCTCCGCCGCCGGCAGGCGCTGCTGTGGTGCGGGCTGCTCGCCGGGCTCGGCGGCGCGTACCTGGCCGTCGGCGAGGTCGGCTCGTTCAACCAGAACATGACCGCCGGGCGCGGCTACCTGGTCATCGCGGCCGTGATCTTCGGCGCCTGGCGGCTCGGCCGCACGCTGGTCGGCTGCGCCGTCTTCGGCCTCGCCGACGCGATGCGGCTGGCGCTGCCGGCGCTCGGGGTCACCATGAACTCGCAGCTGCTGATCGCCGCGCCGTACCTGCTGGCGCTGCTGGCGATGCTGGTGTTCGCCACCGCGCACCGCGAACCCCGGGCGCTGGCCCAGCCCTTCCAACGCGGCACCACCTGA
- a CDS encoding ABC transporter permease, giving the protein MAASTVAAPPAGPSGPDATGRRLLRRLNPGVGGWQVAAATAATVAVALALSALLIAVTGGSPTASAKAMYQGSMASPAAWSTSLLYVAPLLLVAVGACVSARSGFFNIGQEGQVLIGALFGAWAGLRLALPGPLLVVSVLAAALVGAGAWAGLSALMYRFRGVNVVVSTMLMTFLAQQLVSFAVNTPWLLQESRLGRGTLSPQSNPLPEGARIDSLGEYPNLQINGGLVLAIVVAVVFSLALARTRWGFRLTMTGLSPAAARHAGVRVGALGGMALAISGGLAGLAGALLLASPVGTNRLQPGMSLNIGWDGLLVALVARNNPLLAVPVAVLFGVLRAGGSFLAATGVPPFLVDVVKALLVLAFVAPPVVIGMLRKRRRAGEPATTTPATDPAVSKQDAMEGSLA; this is encoded by the coding sequence ATGGCCGCCTCCACCGTCGCCGCGCCGCCCGCCGGCCCGAGCGGCCCCGACGCCACGGGCCGCCGGCTGCTGCGCCGGCTCAACCCGGGCGTCGGCGGCTGGCAGGTGGCCGCCGCCACGGCGGCCACCGTGGCCGTCGCCCTCGCCCTGTCCGCCCTGCTGATCGCCGTCACCGGCGGCTCACCGACGGCCTCCGCCAAGGCCATGTACCAGGGCAGCATGGCCAGCCCCGCCGCCTGGAGCACCTCCCTGCTGTACGTCGCGCCGCTGCTGCTGGTCGCCGTCGGCGCCTGCGTCAGCGCCCGCTCCGGCTTCTTCAACATCGGCCAGGAGGGGCAGGTGCTGATCGGGGCGCTGTTCGGCGCGTGGGCCGGGCTGCGCCTGGCGCTGCCCGGACCGCTGCTCGTCGTCAGCGTGCTCGCCGCCGCGCTGGTCGGCGCGGGCGCGTGGGCCGGGCTCAGCGCCCTGATGTACCGCTTCCGCGGCGTCAACGTCGTGGTCAGCACGATGCTGATGACCTTCCTGGCCCAGCAGCTCGTGTCGTTCGCGGTGAACACCCCGTGGCTGCTCCAGGAGTCCCGGCTGGGCCGGGGCACCCTGTCCCCGCAGTCCAACCCGCTGCCCGAGGGCGCCCGGATCGACTCCCTCGGGGAGTACCCGAACCTCCAGATCAACGGCGGGCTCGTCCTGGCCATCGTCGTCGCGGTCGTGTTCAGCCTCGCGCTGGCGCGTACCCGCTGGGGTTTCCGGCTCACGATGACCGGCCTCAGCCCGGCGGCGGCCCGGCACGCCGGCGTGCGCGTCGGCGCCCTCGGCGGGATGGCGCTGGCCATCTCCGGCGGCCTCGCCGGCCTGGCCGGGGCGCTGCTGCTGGCCAGCCCCGTCGGCACCAACCGGCTCCAGCCCGGCATGTCCCTCAACATCGGCTGGGACGGCCTGCTGGTCGCCCTGGTCGCCCGGAACAACCCGCTGCTGGCCGTCCCCGTCGCGGTGCTGTTCGGCGTGCTCCGGGCCGGGGGCAGCTTCCTGGCCGCCACCGGGGTGCCGCCGTTCCTCGTCGACGTGGTCAAGGCGCTGCTGGTGCTGGCGTTCGTCGCGCCGCCGGTGGTGATCGGCATGCTGCGCAAACGCCGCCGCGCCGGCGAGCCGGCGACCACCACGCCCGCCACCGACCCGGCCGTGAGCAAGCAGGACGCTATGGAAGGCAGTCTGGCATGA